One window of the Streptomyces sp. TS71-3 genome contains the following:
- a CDS encoding TetR/AcrR family transcriptional regulator: protein MSSGLRERKKAATRLALHDAAVRLAGERGVENLTVEAIADAATVSRRTFSNYFASKEQALLHRDRASVSRLVDAVRARPAHEPPVTALLRAAEHVTAGYTADPAKEERYWELRRHPALLAEIVATYAAAEADLAEAVGRRLPADATDPLRARVIAATFLAALRVAGQAALGNHDANYADRLRHAFTLAREGFTGEATN from the coding sequence ATGAGTTCTGGCCTGCGCGAACGGAAGAAGGCGGCGACCCGGCTGGCGTTGCACGACGCGGCGGTACGCCTCGCCGGCGAGCGCGGCGTCGAGAACCTCACCGTAGAGGCGATCGCGGACGCCGCCACCGTCTCGCGGCGCACCTTCTCCAACTACTTCGCCAGCAAGGAGCAGGCGCTGCTGCACCGGGACCGGGCCAGCGTCTCCAGGCTGGTCGACGCCGTCCGCGCCCGCCCCGCGCACGAACCGCCGGTGACCGCCCTGCTGCGCGCCGCGGAGCACGTCACCGCCGGGTACACCGCGGACCCCGCCAAGGAGGAGCGGTACTGGGAGCTGCGCCGCCACCCCGCGCTCCTCGCCGAGATCGTCGCCACCTACGCCGCCGCGGAGGCGGACCTGGCCGAGGCGGTCGGCCGGCGCCTGCCCGCCGACGCGACGGATCCCCTGCGCGCCCGCGTCATCGCCGCGACGTTCCTCGCCGCCCTGCGCGTGGCCGGCCAGGCGGCCCTCGGCAACCACGACGCGAACTACGCGGACCGCCTGCGCCACGCCTTCACCCTCGCCCGGGAGGGCTTCACGGGCGAGGCAACGAACTAG
- a CDS encoding VTT domain-containing protein, with protein MMTLALGPSWMDPNHLINQFGIYGLLLVVFAESGLLIGFFLPGDSLLFTTGLLITTDQLHFPLWAACALVAVAAVLGDQAGYLFGKKVGPALFNRPDSRLFKQENVAKANEFFAKHGPKSLVLARFVPVVRTFTPIIAGVSGMRYRPFLGFNIIGGVLWGAGVTLLGAWLGKHAIVRDNIEAMLVLVVLVSVVPIAIEFLRARAKARRAAAESPAPAAGAPYPGPGYPGSQNPAEARIPSGATASSYTRPSGPPPSTGRRRHAKR; from the coding sequence GTGATGACGCTTGCGCTGGGACCGAGCTGGATGGATCCCAACCACCTGATCAACCAGTTCGGGATCTACGGCCTGCTGCTCGTCGTCTTCGCCGAGTCCGGCCTGCTCATCGGCTTCTTCCTGCCCGGTGACTCGCTGCTGTTCACGACCGGCCTGCTGATCACCACCGACCAGCTCCACTTCCCGCTCTGGGCGGCCTGCGCCCTGGTCGCGGTGGCCGCCGTCCTCGGCGACCAGGCGGGATACCTCTTCGGCAAGAAGGTCGGCCCCGCGCTCTTCAACCGCCCGGACTCCCGCCTCTTCAAGCAGGAGAACGTCGCCAAGGCCAACGAGTTCTTCGCCAAGCACGGCCCGAAGTCCCTGGTCCTGGCCCGCTTCGTGCCCGTCGTCCGTACCTTCACGCCCATCATCGCGGGCGTGAGCGGCATGCGTTACCGCCCCTTCCTCGGCTTCAACATCATCGGCGGCGTGCTGTGGGGCGCCGGGGTCACGCTGCTGGGCGCCTGGCTCGGCAAGCACGCGATCGTCCGGGACAACATCGAGGCGATGCTCGTCCTCGTCGTGCTGGTCTCGGTCGTGCCGATCGCGATCGAGTTCCTGCGGGCCCGCGCGAAGGCCCGCCGCGCGGCAGCCGAGTCCCCCGCCCCGGCCGCCGGCGCGCCCTACCCCGGCCCCGGGTACCCCGGCTCCCAGAACCCGGCCGAGGCCCGCATACCCTCCGGCGCCACAGCGTCCTCGTACACCCGGCCCTCCGGCCCCCCGCCGTCCACGGGCCGCCGCCGCCACGCAAAGCGGTAA
- a CDS encoding threonine/serine exporter ThrE family protein, translating to MTDSGSAGGAGPPGRAEDRKPLSDEARSAFASPGGVPAPARSPEDEPRTTSEFAVPEGLVPPGPRRDREGSAFSTPKSYSARKAPPAFTPPSGLPLIRLTRELPWQDRMRAMLRMPVAERPAPENPYRLVEDDVGPAVPRVLDLTLRIGELLLAGGEGAEDVEAAMFAVCRSYGLDRCEPNVTFTLLSITHQPSLVDDPVTASRTVRRRCTDYNRLSKVFRLVDDLTDPETHVSLEEAYRRLAEIRRNRHPFPAWTLTAANGLLSGSASIMFGGDAVVFVAAAVGAMLGDRLAGLCAGRGLPEFYQFAMAAMPPPILGVTLTLLHADVNISAVITGGLFALLPGRALVASVQDGLTGYYITASARLLEVMYFFFAIVVGVLLVLYFGIRMGAQLNPDQALGATDRPLCQILGAMGVALAFAVLLQQERSTVVMVVLNGGVAGLVYGAMVYTGHLSPVVSTAVAAGLVGLFGQLFSRYRFASALPYTTAAIGPLLPGSPTYFGLLGFAENDPEGGIISLTNAVALSMAIAIGVNLGSEVSRMLIRVPASVNRRVAAKRTRGF from the coding sequence GTGACCGATTCGGGCTCAGCTGGTGGTGCCGGGCCCCCGGGCCGTGCAGAGGACCGCAAACCGCTCTCGGACGAGGCGAGGAGCGCGTTCGCCTCGCCGGGGGGCGTGCCAGCGCCCGCCCGCTCCCCCGAGGACGAGCCGCGTACGACCTCGGAGTTCGCGGTTCCGGAGGGCCTCGTCCCGCCGGGGCCCCGCCGGGACCGGGAGGGCTCGGCGTTCAGCACCCCGAAGTCCTACAGCGCCCGCAAGGCACCCCCCGCGTTCACGCCGCCGTCGGGCCTCCCCCTGATCCGGCTGACCAGGGAGCTGCCGTGGCAGGACCGGATGCGCGCGATGCTGCGGATGCCGGTGGCCGAGCGGCCCGCGCCGGAGAACCCGTACAGGCTCGTGGAGGACGACGTCGGCCCCGCGGTGCCGCGCGTGCTCGACCTGACGCTGCGCATCGGGGAGTTGCTGCTGGCGGGCGGTGAGGGCGCGGAGGACGTGGAGGCGGCGATGTTCGCCGTCTGCCGCAGCTACGGCCTGGACCGCTGCGAGCCGAACGTCACCTTCACCCTGCTGTCCATCACGCACCAGCCGTCCCTGGTGGACGACCCGGTGACCGCGTCCCGCACGGTGCGCCGCCGGTGCACCGACTACAACCGCCTCTCCAAGGTGTTCCGGCTGGTCGACGACCTGACCGACCCGGAGACCCATGTCTCGCTGGAGGAGGCCTATCGGCGCCTCGCGGAGATCCGCCGCAACCGCCATCCGTTCCCGGCCTGGACGCTGACCGCGGCCAACGGCCTGCTCTCGGGCTCCGCGTCGATCATGTTCGGCGGCGACGCGGTGGTGTTCGTGGCGGCGGCGGTGGGCGCCATGCTGGGCGACCGGCTCGCCGGGCTCTGCGCGGGGCGCGGGCTGCCGGAGTTCTACCAGTTCGCGATGGCGGCGATGCCACCGCCGATCCTGGGCGTCACGCTCACGCTGCTGCACGCGGACGTGAACATCTCCGCGGTGATCACCGGTGGGCTCTTCGCGCTGCTGCCGGGGCGGGCGCTGGTCGCGAGCGTGCAGGACGGGCTCACCGGCTACTACATCACCGCCTCGGCACGGCTGCTGGAGGTCATGTACTTCTTCTTCGCCATCGTTGTCGGGGTGCTGCTGGTGCTGTACTTCGGCATCCGGATGGGCGCCCAGCTCAACCCGGACCAGGCGCTGGGCGCGACGGACCGCCCGCTCTGCCAGATCCTCGGCGCCATGGGGGTGGCGCTGGCGTTCGCCGTGCTGCTCCAGCAGGAGCGGTCGACGGTGGTGATGGTGGTGCTGAACGGGGGCGTGGCCGGGCTGGTCTACGGGGCGATGGTGTACACCGGCCATCTGTCACCGGTGGTCTCGACCGCCGTGGCGGCCGGTCTCGTGGGGCTGTTCGGGCAGCTCTTCTCGCGGTACCGGTTCGCGTCCGCGCTGCCGTACACCACGGCCGCGATCGGGCCGCTGCTGCCGGGGTCGCCGACGTACTTCGGGCTGCTCGGCTTCGCCGAGAACGACCCGGAGGGCGGGATCATCTCGCTCACCAACGCCGTCGCGCTCTCGATGGCCATCGCGATCGGCGTCAATCTGGGGTCCGAGGTGTCCCGGATGCTGATCCGGGTGCCGGCCTCGGTGAATCGGAGGGTGGCGGCGAAGCGGACGCGCGGCTTCTGA
- a CDS encoding inorganic diphosphatase: protein MEFDVTIEIPKGSRNKYEVDHETGRIRLDRRLFTSTSYPADYGFVENTLGEDGDPLDALVLLEEPTFPGCLIKCRTIGMFRMTDEAGGDDKLLCVPASDPRVEHLRDIHHVSEFDRLEIQHFFEVYKDLEPGKSVEGANWVGRTEAEAEIERSYKRYKEEGGH, encoded by the coding sequence GTGGAGTTCGACGTCACGATCGAGATCCCGAAGGGTTCGCGGAACAAGTACGAGGTGGACCACGAGACCGGGCGCATCCGCTTGGACCGTCGCCTCTTCACGTCCACCAGCTACCCGGCGGACTACGGCTTCGTCGAGAACACCCTCGGCGAGGACGGCGACCCGCTGGACGCGCTGGTCCTCCTGGAGGAGCCGACCTTCCCGGGATGCCTCATCAAGTGCCGCACGATCGGCATGTTCCGGATGACGGACGAGGCCGGTGGCGACGACAAGCTGCTGTGCGTGCCGGCGTCCGACCCGCGGGTCGAGCACCTGCGTGACATCCACCATGTGTCCGAGTTCGACCGCCTTGAGATCCAGCACTTCTTCGAGGTCTACAAGGACCTTGAGCCCGGAAAGTCGGTCGAGGGGGCCAACTGGGTGGGCCGCACCGAGGCCGAGGCCGAGATCGAGCGCTCCTACAAGCGGTACAAGGAAGAGGGCGGTCACTGA
- the dacB gene encoding D-alanyl-D-alanine carboxypeptidase/D-alanyl-D-alanine-endopeptidase, which yields MTLKTWQVTAGALGLGLIVAAGAVLAAGPWDSSGQRTAERNWASGQGRRGGADHGPGGPSGGSATAPSAPPVLTALSMPEGGSGHAAAGRPPTGPSLGALLDPLLADASLGRTRTAAVVDVTTGRRVYDKGAGQALTPASTTKLATAVAALSEAGADHRISTRAVLTGGEGKAPARVVLVGGGDPTLTAQDGTQGAASLRSLATATARALRSRHIGTVSFGYDDSLYTGPRLHPIGPNENLAPVTALTADEGRLDHSVSGPAQRSTDPSGDAATAFAGFLKQEGIAVRGNPAPARAGRGARQLAAVQSPPLSALVERMLTNSDNDIAEALARQTALAARKPVSFAGGAAAIGARLHRLGLPVAGARFRDGSGLDRGDRLSAGLLTALLAEAGAPDRPELRSVLTGLPVAGFTGTLEHRYTDGADAAGTGLVRAKTGTLTGVNTLAGTVVDADGRVLAFAFMTAGATSPAATQTTLDHLATALAGCGCA from the coding sequence ATGACCCTGAAGACCTGGCAGGTCACAGCGGGTGCGCTCGGGCTCGGCCTGATCGTGGCGGCCGGGGCCGTGCTCGCCGCGGGTCCCTGGGACTCCAGCGGTCAGCGTACGGCGGAGCGGAACTGGGCCAGCGGGCAGGGTCGCAGGGGTGGTGCAGATCACGGTCCCGGTGGTCCCTCAGGGGGGTCCGCGACGGCTCCGAGCGCCCCTCCCGTGCTCACGGCGCTGAGCATGCCGGAGGGCGGATCGGGGCACGCGGCCGCCGGCCGGCCGCCCACCGGGCCGTCCCTCGGCGCGCTCCTCGACCCGCTCCTCGCCGACGCGTCCCTCGGCCGCACCCGCACGGCGGCGGTCGTCGACGTGACCACCGGCAGGCGGGTCTACGACAAGGGGGCCGGCCAGGCGCTGACACCCGCGTCCACCACCAAGCTCGCCACCGCCGTCGCCGCGCTCTCCGAGGCCGGAGCCGACCACCGCATCAGCACCCGGGCCGTCCTTACGGGCGGGGAGGGCAAGGCCCCGGCGCGGGTGGTGCTCGTCGGCGGCGGCGACCCCACGCTGACCGCGCAGGACGGCACGCAGGGCGCCGCGAGCCTGCGCTCGCTCGCCACCGCCACCGCCCGCGCGCTGAGGTCCCGGCACATCGGCACGGTGTCCTTCGGCTACGACGACTCGCTCTACACCGGCCCGCGCCTGCACCCCATCGGGCCGAACGAGAACCTGGCCCCCGTCACCGCGCTGACGGCCGACGAGGGCCGCCTCGACCACTCCGTCAGCGGCCCGGCACAGCGCTCCACGGACCCCTCGGGCGACGCGGCCACCGCGTTCGCGGGCTTCCTGAAGCAGGAGGGGATCGCCGTACGGGGGAACCCGGCGCCGGCCCGGGCCGGGCGCGGGGCACGGCAGCTGGCCGCCGTGCAGTCCCCGCCGCTGTCGGCGCTGGTCGAGCGGATGCTGACGAACAGCGACAACGACATCGCCGAGGCGCTGGCCCGGCAGACCGCGCTGGCCGCCCGCAAGCCCGTGAGCTTCGCCGGCGGCGCGGCGGCCATCGGGGCGCGGCTCCACCGGTTGGGGCTGCCGGTGGCGGGGGCGCGGTTCAGGGACGGCAGCGGGCTGGACCGCGGCGACCGGCTGAGCGCGGGCCTGCTCACCGCGCTCCTCGCCGAGGCCGGCGCCCCGGACCGCCCCGAACTCCGCTCCGTCCTCACCGGGCTCCCGGTGGCCGGCTTCACGGGCACCCTGGAGCACCGCTACACGGACGGGGCCGATGCGGCGGGCACGGGCCTGGTCCGCGCCAAGACCGGCACGCTGACCGGGGTCAACACGCTCGCGGGCACCGTCGTCGACGCCGACGGCCGTGTCCTGGCCTTCGCCTTCATGACCGCAGGCGCGACGTCCCCCGCGGCCACCCAGACCACCCTGGACCACCTGGCCACGGCGCTGGCGGGCTGCGGTTGCGCCTGA
- a CDS encoding zinc-dependent metalloprotease has product MTSIGGPQMVDWNLAVATATRLVRPGPEVSRDEAREVVAELRRHARASEEHVRGFTRLSADAAADTPVLVVDRPGWVRANVAGFREILAPLLDKMQQRRGTGPGGVVMGAVGGKVTGFELGMLLSFLSSRVLGQYETFAPVSRELPSGANGGGRLLLVAPNIVHVERELDVAPHDFRLWVCLHEETHRTQFTAVPWLRDHLEGEIQAFLAETEVDPMTFLERIREAAQSVGGGRPEGEADGYDGGRSLVEIVQTPAQRAILSRLTAVMSLLEGHADYVMDGVGPAVVPSVAEIREKFQQRRARGASRLDQALRKLLGLDAKLRQYRDGERFVRAVVDEVGMDGFNRAWTSPNTLPTKAEIAKPADWIARVHRRGDS; this is encoded by the coding sequence ATGACGAGCATCGGTGGTCCGCAGATGGTCGACTGGAACCTCGCGGTGGCGACCGCGACCCGTCTCGTGCGCCCAGGCCCCGAGGTGAGCCGCGACGAGGCCAGGGAGGTCGTCGCGGAGCTGCGCCGGCACGCCAGGGCGAGCGAGGAGCACGTCCGCGGCTTCACGCGGCTGAGCGCCGACGCCGCCGCCGACACCCCGGTTCTCGTCGTCGACCGCCCGGGTTGGGTCCGGGCGAACGTCGCCGGCTTCCGCGAGATCCTCGCGCCCCTCCTGGACAAGATGCAGCAGCGCCGCGGCACGGGCCCCGGCGGCGTCGTCATGGGCGCGGTCGGCGGCAAGGTCACCGGCTTCGAGCTCGGCATGCTGCTGTCGTTCCTCTCCTCCCGTGTCCTCGGCCAGTACGAGACGTTCGCCCCCGTCAGCCGCGAGCTGCCCTCCGGGGCGAACGGCGGCGGCAGGCTCCTGCTGGTGGCGCCGAACATCGTGCACGTGGAGCGCGAGCTGGACGTCGCCCCCCACGACTTCCGCCTCTGGGTCTGCCTGCACGAGGAGACGCACCGCACGCAGTTCACCGCCGTGCCCTGGCTCCGCGACCACCTGGAGGGCGAGATCCAGGCGTTCCTCGCCGAGACCGAGGTCGACCCGATGACGTTCCTGGAGCGCATCAGGGAGGCCGCCCAGTCCGTCGGGGGCGGGCGTCCGGAGGGCGAGGCGGACGGGTACGACGGCGGCCGCTCCCTGGTGGAGATCGTCCAGACCCCCGCCCAGCGGGCGATCCTGAGCCGGCTGACCGCCGTGATGTCCCTCCTGGAGGGCCATGCGGACTACGTCATGGACGGCGTGGGCCCGGCGGTCGTCCCCTCCGTGGCCGAGATCCGGGAGAAGTTCCAGCAGCGCAGGGCGCGCGGCGCGTCCCGTCTCGACCAGGCACTGCGCAAGCTCCTCGGCCTCGACGCCAAGCTCCGCCAGTACCGCGACGGCGAGCGGTTCGTCCGGGCGGTCGTCGACGAGGTCGGCATGGACGGCTTCAACCGTGCGTGGACGTCCCCGAACACGCTTCCGACTAAGGCGGAGATCGCCAAACCGGCGGACTGGATCGCGCGGGTGCACCGCAGGGGCGACTCGTGA
- the tilS gene encoding tRNA lysidine(34) synthetase TilS → MGPHPAVAAIRLAVRRVLHDVLSEHAAVLQAGGAPSAGSRPDSGLRAPAASPRSARTDSAPTHASLTTPAPVGTAPAPAPAFAPPAARGAVPAPSTVRGDALTPPAASGDALAPESAVAAQAAGRPRPLATADPFGPLAPGGPLVLVACSGGADSMALASALAFEAPKLGIRAGGITIDHGLQAGSDARAAEVAGRLAALGLGPVEAIAVTVGPGAGPEAAARDARYAALDAAAERHGATAVLLGHTRDDQAETVLLGLARGSGTRSLSGMAAVSGDAGRYRRPFLHLDRQTARRACLAQSLPVWDDPHNTDPTFTRSRLRHEGLPALEKALGKGVVEALARTAQLSRDDADALDAWADQAEAAARDDAGLLECAKLRVLPAAVRRRVLRRAAIEAGAPAGSLFARHIEEIDRLITGWRGQGAINLPGRVVAQRQDGRLVIRQG, encoded by the coding sequence ATGGGTCCCCATCCTGCGGTCGCGGCGATACGTTTGGCGGTCCGCCGCGTACTCCACGACGTCCTCTCCGAACACGCCGCCGTCCTCCAGGCCGGCGGAGCCCCCAGCGCGGGCTCCCGCCCGGACTCCGGACTCCGCGCACCAGCCGCCTCGCCCCGCTCCGCCCGTACCGACTCCGCGCCCACCCACGCTTCCCTCACCACCCCCGCGCCCGTAGGCACTGCCCCGGCGCCCGCTCCGGCCTTCGCGCCCCCCGCCGCCCGTGGCGCCGTTCCCGCGCCCTCCACCGTCCGGGGTGACGCCCTCACGCCCCCGGCAGCCTCGGGCGACGCCCTCGCGCCCGAGTCCGCCGTCGCCGCACAGGCCGCGGGCCGGCCCAGGCCGCTCGCCACCGCCGACCCCTTCGGCCCCCTCGCCCCCGGCGGCCCCCTCGTGCTGGTCGCCTGCTCCGGCGGCGCCGACTCCATGGCGCTGGCCTCCGCGCTCGCCTTCGAGGCGCCCAAGCTCGGCATCCGGGCCGGCGGCATCACCATCGACCACGGCCTCCAGGCCGGCTCCGACGCGCGTGCCGCCGAGGTCGCCGGCCGGCTCGCCGCCCTCGGCCTCGGCCCCGTCGAGGCGATCGCCGTCACCGTGGGCCCCGGCGCGGGCCCCGAGGCCGCCGCCCGGGACGCCCGCTACGCCGCCCTCGACGCCGCCGCCGAGCGGCACGGCGCCACCGCCGTCCTGCTCGGCCACACCCGCGACGACCAGGCCGAGACGGTGCTGCTGGGCCTCGCCCGCGGCTCCGGCACCCGCTCGCTGTCCGGCATGGCCGCGGTCTCCGGTGACGCCGGCCGCTACCGCAGGCCGTTCCTCCACCTCGACCGGCAGACGGCCCGCCGCGCCTGCCTCGCCCAGTCCCTCCCCGTCTGGGACGACCCCCACAACACGGACCCCACCTTCACCCGCTCCCGGCTCCGCCACGAGGGCCTGCCCGCCCTGGAGAAGGCCCTCGGCAAGGGCGTCGTGGAGGCACTCGCCCGCACCGCCCAGCTCTCCCGCGACGACGCCGACGCCCTGGACGCCTGGGCCGACCAGGCCGAGGCGGCCGCGCGCGACGACGCCGGGCTGCTGGAGTGCGCCAAACTCCGCGTCCTGCCCGCGGCCGTGCGCCGCCGCGTGCTGCGCCGCGCGGCCATCGAGGCCGGCGCCCCCGCCGGCTCCCTCTTCGCCCGGCACATCGAGGAGATCGACCGCCTCATCACCGGCTGGCGCGGGCAGGGGGCCATCAATCTCCCCGGCCGGGTCGTCGCCCAGCGGCAGGATGGCAGACTGGTTATCCGGCAAGGCTGA
- the hpt gene encoding hypoxanthine phosphoribosyltransferase: MRVDAKDMGTDLKSVLITEEEIRARLGELAAKIDDAYAGKDLLIVGVLKGAVMVMADLARALSTPVTMDWMAVSSYGAGTQSSGVVRILKDLDTDIKGRHVLIVEDIIDSGLTLSWLISNLGSREPASLKVCTLLRKPEAAKVAIDVEWVGFDIPNEFVVGYGLDYAEKYRNLSFVGTLAPHVYGG, translated from the coding sequence ATGCGGGTGGACGCGAAAGACATGGGCACCGACCTCAAGTCGGTGCTCATCACCGAAGAAGAGATCCGCGCGAGGCTGGGGGAACTGGCCGCGAAGATCGACGACGCCTACGCGGGCAAGGACCTGCTGATCGTCGGCGTCCTCAAGGGCGCCGTGATGGTCATGGCGGACCTGGCCCGCGCGCTGTCCACCCCCGTGACGATGGACTGGATGGCCGTGTCGTCGTACGGCGCGGGCACCCAGTCCTCCGGTGTGGTGCGGATCCTCAAGGACCTCGACACCGACATCAAGGGCCGGCACGTCCTCATCGTCGAGGACATCATCGACTCGGGGCTGACGCTGTCCTGGCTCATCTCCAACCTCGGCTCGCGCGAGCCGGCCTCCCTCAAGGTGTGCACGCTGCTGCGCAAGCCGGAGGCGGCCAAGGTCGCGATCGACGTGGAGTGGGTCGGCTTCGACATCCCCAACGAGTTCGTCGTGGGCTACGGCCTGGACTACGCCGAGAAGTACCGGAACCTCTCCTTCGTCGGCACCCTGGCCCCGCACGTGTACGGCGGCTGA